Genomic segment of Pseudochaenichthys georgianus unplaced genomic scaffold, fPseGeo1.2 scaffold_749_arrow_ctg1, whole genome shotgun sequence:
AATACTCCCCATGAGCCCCATGTTTATTTTCTGCCTCTTTCGTCAGCATCGGACGCCGTGTACACACGTacgcacacacgtacacacacacacacacacacacacacacacacacacacacacacacacacacacacacacacacacacacacacacacacacacacacacacacacacacacacacacacacacacacacacaacacacacacacacacacacacacacacacacacacacacacacacacacacacacacacacacacacacacacacacacacacacacacacacacacacacacacacacaccagctgtTCAGTCAGCTGTGTGTACAAGTTGCACATGTGAGTGAGTGCAGAAACTAGGTTTGACCAGTGAGTCAAAGGGGGAAATGTGTTGGTGCAGGAATATGGATGTTGGGGAGTGTGTTTGCCTGTGAGGAGGGGGACCAGGTCAGGGTCCGATTACGAGTGTCACATGCTCTGTGGGTGTGAATATGTACTCGAGCACACTCTggcgtgtgtgtatgtataacgCCCTCGTTGAATATAAAGGGCCTCTTTCAGACGGGAACAATGACATACACACAGCGCTCATGTACGCTGAACACATACATGCTGCAGACGGAGACAATGGAAAGACAATGCAGGCATACGTTGAACAGAGCGGTACAGTGGGGCTGTCCCCGGCTGCTccctctgcactttccctccggCCCTGGGTGTTTCCACACAATGCGCTGATGCAGAGGCCTTCTGACCTACAAACAGGCCGGGCCAGATAGGTGAGCAACAGTGTGTGCATGCAGCAGTATTTCCTGCAGGATGTTGTGTGGATGTGGTCACTGGGGTTACTTCTAAAAGCAGGGCCAGTTTCAGTGCAGGACTTCAAATGGTTATGTATTTCAGGGCTTTCCTAGGAAGACCTGAACAGTTGGACTTTctcgttgttgtaaactcataATGTAGTATTACCCCGTATTTGAGATGGAATAGaatcggagggatgaaaccTTCTAATGgtctcacatgcagagcacacggcacacagtgacatgtgttctctgcttttgacccatcctagcaccaggagtctagcactaggggcagagggcagctattgcacagcgcccggggagcaatgggagtgagggtgGAAGGGGGCGTCCGGCACCacagcagggcaggaggtgaactgggacctctccaagtagcagtccacattCCATATTCAGGTCTGTTtggtaggggtgttgaaaataatcgtttctacgatgcattgcgatgcggacgattcggtctcgatgcagtgacggaagataatcggttatagagtagtaacgttgcttcctgattttacagccgcggctttactataacgttttttctgtcactttaatatcaaatcggtcggtgacgcagagatcagggaacagacgtgacagcggcacagcaacacggagcagtctgctttatccaccaacacaacaccaccagtccagaaccgacagcagaaggacccgctctgaatcactccgtgtcgctgcggctcagagacacagacagggatgtatgtttttcaaaaataatcgcgttacaatcatgtcaggtttttggtgtatttaattaagtcttggattgcagagtatgaatgtcctctagcaattttcagacgatatatacgtgtgtaaagtttgtgaaggcaggaggaaaaaagcttccgcgatcaccgtctcctctccgttcctccaagccccgccccctccctgaaaataatgagtgacatgctgatagtgacccgatagaaactttattattcacttaatcactgagatataatgaagctaatttaatctcatacattcatgggatttatgtaacagtaaaacagagaatgtgagtgtgcacccacatgcactattttagtttttatatgctgttgtaaatactcctgttgtctgctgagttcagactcaagtcctgtgcgtgatgccacattcagtgtcctttcttaacagaagaccgtggctagaagctgcagctagactgcagaagcattagctttttgtttttgaggatggaacaacttcacacacggaggctagacctatacaattaatttattttggtttataaattaatgtcaagacatttatgttaatgatttctgaagcactttctaaataataaaaagagagttcatatgtatttactgcatgtatgcattgatgaaaaataagccatgtgcagtaatatagaaaattgaggatgcaacgcattggtatgaatcgtgatgcatcgtgatgcaccgggatatcgaaccgaatcgaatcgttgacaggataatcgtaatcgaatcgaatcgtgagaccagtgaagatgcacagccctactgtttggggacttgaaccggcgaccctacggctcacagtccaagcccgtaccgactgagccactgccggacatgTTTGATAATAATTCTATTTTAAATCACTTATTATCCTTCATTCAACATTAATATACAGAACAACTTTATAGATTATGAATTTATAAGGGCATGAAGATAAGTGCACATGCTTTTGATGTCGACGGCATACAAAGCGGATGAATGACTTTTGACACAAAGGTCACAAAAACACTGTGGGCATTATGCCGAAACAGGCAATTAGGAAGTTAGGAACCATGCCATTTCACAAATGTGCAACCTCTGCGCTCCTTTGTACTGGCGTTAAATGGCGGGTGTGTTACAATTAAAGTAGTTTTGGATCGCCCTCAGCGTTGCGTTATATCAAAATGATGGAAGATTTTCGACAAACAATATCAGGAGAACACAACCTCTGCACCAGACTCTCACTATACTTATACACGTTGGGTATTAAATGCCCGTTCTCGTGATGTCCCTTCGGGATACAATAAAAGGTGAAATGCTCTGAATGTACAGCAGCACCAAACTCAGGAACTTCGTGGAACATTAATTCTATTCAGGTGATTTTCTGAGGTGGCATTTCTCCAGCTGTGGAGTCCTGTCACAGTGAAGTGAATGTTGGACATTAAGCCAACACTACAAACATGTGTGCAAGCAAACATGCTTTGGCAAGAGTCTGTACAATGGTGCGTTTGTGTATGTGAATGTGCACATGGGCTGTGTTGTTAATCTTTGCCAGCTGTGCTTGGCAGGCcgcctgacctctgacccctgtGTTGGGCTGCTGACTGCAGGACGGGGGGCTGAACGTCTCGGGAGCTGGGACCTCTTAGCATGATTACACTCATTAAGCCAGCATGCTGCAGCGGCTGATTGGCAGCGGGCTTCATTTCCTCACTCTCTTTTGTGTATTGGTACACGTCTCATTTATGAGGCGCAGGGGTGGATGTTTGGCCGATTTAAAAAAGTGGATAGGTTTATTTCCTCGTCCCGATCATGCAGCGGGTCTAAGATTGTCTACTTCCTTTAATTTGGTacttttacaaaacatgtcacATAGCCCTGAATATCCAATCATAAGGTGCGGGTTAAAAAGAGCTGAATCGATGACACTCTTTATGGGACAGAACAAAAGAGAGGGTCTCGCTCTGGATCAAACTGAACCTTGGTCCGGTCTATCCCCAGTGTGAAAGCAGTTTTTGGATGGTTTGGACTAATTAGAGGAAGTCCTGGCAGGCGTTACGGAGCGGAGCTTGTTTGTTCAGTGCGCAGGACGTGTGGTGGTGTTAACATTACAACATTCAAATATGCTTTGGAAAAAGGAACAGTGTTATGCAAAATAAAGCGATttgaattgagagagagagagagagagagagagagagagagagagagagagagagagagagagagagagagagagagagaatgcatTACACTCAGAGCATGCATGTGTTGGCAGGAGAAATGAACAGTAAAGTAGTCAAGTGGTAGTAAATGTACAGAGTAGGTGCCAGTTTCTCTCTAAATAAACACTGCATCTCCTCAGGACCCGTGTACAGTTCCTTGGGTGCCTCCATGGTTTTAAGACAGAATGAGagcccatgtataaataaaccAATCAGTTACGAGTATAGGGAGATCGGATCGAATGAAATCAATGCGTCAGAAACACAAACCTCTTGAAATGGCACTCAAACATATCTGGAAGTTTTCCTCACATTTTCTTGAGGACAGAAATCTTGGTGAGCATTAAAGACAGGACACACCCCCTTTTGAGTGAACCTCATTTGAAATGAACAACAATCTTGAATGAGGTAAAGAAAGGATCCTcctgcatcacacacacacacacacacacacacacacacacacacacacacacacacacacacacacacacacacacacacacacacacacacacacacacacacacacacacacacacacacacacacacacacacacacacacacacacacacacacacacacacacacacacacacacacacacacacacacacacacacacacacacacacacacacacacacacacacacacacacacacacacacacacacacacacacacacagtgctgaTTAAGGGAATTTCCACCATGTGCATGGCAGACAGGGAAGCATAACACCAGTGaggtaaaaataataattacaaaGGCTAAGTGATAAAAAGAAAACTTCAAAACAGGCATGCCTTTAAagtgtgtgagcatgtgtgtgtgtgtgctaattGCCACATGCCGACTGTGGTCTCCATTATTAGTAGACTCCAGGTTTTCTCCAGATGAGGGGCACGAGGTGGCCTGCTCCCCAACGCTCGGCTACATGTGGGGACAGTTACCGTGCACATGTGCCTCCTTTATACATTCATTAATCTTCAGAGCCATTAATCCTCCTCCCACTTTACTATTGATGTGCATCTGGCAAGGCTTCATTTCCAGTGTCTTCTGACCAAAGCTCTGGTGTCAAATCAGGTGACTATACggacgtgtgtgtgtacgtgtgtatgtgtgtgtgtctaagccTGAAGTGACTCCGCTTAAATGACAAGCATAGAGGGAGCGACCTGGCTGAAGGAGGCTGGATGAGGACACGCGAGTGCCAGAGGGGAAACTCCTGTGTCGGAAACTTTCTGATAATCAGCCCGTAAGTCCGTTCCCATCACAGGGCACTAAGTACCGCTATATATACGCACTTACTGCAGCCTAAGCTCAAAATCTCCTACAGCTCTAGAGGATGGACGTGCTATAAATACACAGCTTGACCAGAAGCATCCTCGTCTATATTCACTTCCTCTCTCATTCAGGAATCCTAAATCCAGACTGGGAACGTGTACATGCCCACATTAGTAGTCCATGTTAATTCCCTATGTTCCCACAGGATCTGTACCAGACATTATCTTAATCTCACCAGTGTAAATGACCACACACATAAGCCCCCCGGCTAACCCTAAATTAAGAAGTCCAGTGCATTTCCTTATGTTGGCTTTCTTTGAAGTGCTTAGCCTAATCTTAGCTTTGTTTGGCTGTAAACAAAAGCCGGGGTCAAACAACACCGTGGATGAGATGCTCTTCTTGCCTAACTAGCACCAGCTGAGAAAAGTCGCACAGAGATATGCGTTGTCTGTATATAGCTGAACGTAAATGTGCTATAATATAGATCACAAGGTTCTTCCAGATGTTTCTTCTttctataataaaaaatattatgGCCGATTGTCTCATTGCGAAAGCCAAAAGCACAAACAAAATCAGAAGCATGTGTTGTGCAGCTCCGCTTTGATCCATTTGATAGGACTTCTTCACTTGCATAACCACACACTATTTTGTTGGTCTTGAAGCAATTTGCTTTATTGACTTCAAGTCAGTCCAATTTGATTTGCCTCGTACAAAGCAAAGCCCATTAAAAGTCAGCAAAGCAGATCTACAAAAAGTTAGAATTATTATTCTTTATAATAATGTCCAAATCAGCGGGTAAAGCCAATCATGATCATGGTGGGGAATCACTGAGCAGCCAAATGGGTCAGTGTTGTAACTCTACTGGAGCATTATAGTATCTAAACTTGTCCAGGTCAATAGCGTGTGAAGGCATGCGGCCACTCTTACGACAGTTACACTTTATATAGACTTGATTAAAGGGCTATGAGAGCTTCGTCAGGCCATGCAATGTGTGGGAGAAGCAGAGAGGGGGAGTTAAAGCTATTGGGGTATGTGCGTCTGACTGAAATGCTTCCAGCAGGTCGTTGATAGGGTCACAGATGGTTATCTGGTCATTTGGACGACAGAATGTTTCTTCACAATAAGTGTCGCCTCGGGGGTGTCCGTGTGTGATTAAGAGTCATAACATCATCTACTAAATagtttatctgtgtgtgtgaaacaaCCTCTCTCTTCACTCCACACGTGCTCACAGCCTCTGAGCACATGGAAACCACATTGCTGCCGGGAAGGAGCATGCAGTGTGATGGCCTCGTGATCAAGTATTTCAAAGACACGCAACTCAAGAGTCCACGACCAAACGTGAGCGTTGGATCGACTGGTGCATCTCCGTCAGGCTCAGCTCTCGCTTTGCCACAACAGTCCAAGGGAAAGAAGGTTCTTGCTggatcaatgcattcacatctCATTAAACCGCTTGACCTCGGCCGGAGGAGAAGAGGTGCTCTCGCTCAAGGTCACACTAAGCCTTGGTCCAGTTTATTTCTAGTGCGAGCACATTTTTTGAGGGTTCTGAATAATTCTCTAAGCTCTGGTAAACTTTCTTTATGTTATAAAAGAAGCAGAGCTTGGTTGGTGAGCAGTTGATCACCGCCCTCATTCTTCTCTTACGTCATGTAACCGCAGAGTCTTTTACTACTTCGGTGACCTCCACAGACGAGATACTCAAGTCAAGGAACCCCGATGGTCCTTGGAGTTTGGGCGCAGGCTGTATGGATCATTTCCATTTAGGGACCCTTTCCGCTTGTCATTCTTTTTGTCCCTCTCGCTTTATTTGCTCTCATCAAGAATGCCCCTGAATATAAGGAAAAAAGTGTTCCCCATTAACAgcttagaaattatttaaagTGTCCCTCCATTACCCGACAATATCTCCATTGGAAGTGAGCAggtctcctctcctgctgagcCTGGGAAAGGTACTGCCTGTCCTTCTCGAATGATatggaaaagctgcaatttcatcCTCTGTCAACGAAGCAGAGAAACAAGCTCCGGCTCATCCGATGCCCTGAGAGCCAGAAGCTAGTCCCACAAGGCTCATGCTTTTTCCTACCGTCCATATGGCAACGCACTACAACCCTACACTTCTCTTTGTTGGGAGATTACTGCAAGTTTACTCATCAGGCCTGGTTTCAGAGGGGGGGTCCACCTGTTCTATAAAAGTCAATTTCCCCCTACGTTACCTAATGCTATTTCTCCAAGTGCGCTGTGGATTTATATAACCACCTATTGTAAATCGTTTTTATGTAATTTGATGCACAGCCTCAGTAAATAACCCCTTCAACTGGAGCTTGTGGGCTCGTTAGATATTAGCATACGGTAGATTTACGTGTGAATATGGAGCTCTGTCAGGAACACAGATCATAGTGATGTGCTCATCTGGTGGTCCCCACAGAGGAGGAACAGGAGGAAGTGACTACACACTTTTACCTACAGAGACCAAATGAATCAGACACATTCAGTGTATGCGTCTTCATACCTGAGAGCCCTGCTCAGTTTATCGTAGTTCATTTGGGGTTTACACTTCCTGGCCCCCCACAGCCGGGCCACCTCATCCGGGTCCTTGATGACGAACTCTCCATAGTCTCCCTGCCAGGCGATAACATCGTGATACTCTTCTTTCCTGAGCAGCTCCAGGATGAAGTGCCACAGCTGGATCTGCCGGGACCCGGGGCTCGACTCTGGCTTGTATGCCCACTCTGGGAAAGCGATCCCTATAAAAGAGAGATAAAGAAAGCGGGGAGGTTAGCGTACGAAACTGTGAATGatgttgtaaaaaaaacacgTGTAAAATCAAACAGACCAaaaccaacatatttgttgtcccttcttcatgttgtttaaatgtCAGACTGCGGCCTTTAATAGAACAACCTAGAAAATCTTAGCGGAGATGCAAATAAATATGTAGAGCGCTTAATGTGGAGGTAGACTAAGGCTTTTGTATAAACCACACTTCTCTGCTGTCATTACCACAGAAGCTCTTCAGaggaaacacactcacacactgaaaCTACAATACTGAAAGTTGTAGTGTTAGTGGGCTTTGTGGAACGGCACATGAAAAACCTTTccacctctcctccacctctttcCTCTCATGCAGTCACTCTTTCCTATGACCAGCAGGAAAACAACATGACCAGTCAtctctcctgcctgtccctcCATCTCTCTCCACCTGCTGCAGAGTAAGAGACTGTGGGTGTGGGCATATTACTGTTTTcacaagcgtgtgtgtgtgtgtgtccaaatgTTGTACTAGTTAGTTTTATGTGCCAGTGCTCGtgtttgaaaatgtttgtgCAAGTCTCCCACTAACATTCTGTCGCCTGGGTGGTCAACATAATTTGACACGACCCAGCAAAATTGACTAATACAGTGTAATATTCAGCCAGATATAGCTCGCATTTTATTTCATCAACAATATCCTTCTCACAGCAGTTATCCAGGCACATGTGAGGAGGTGGAGTAACCCAAGGAAAAACATCCACCCTGATAAAGTGTTGTTATGCAGGATATGTAATGCCAGATGATGATAGTTCATAATGTTTGGTTCAAATAATCACATTATACTGACTGATGAAAACAC
This window contains:
- the LOC117444207 gene encoding ETS domain-containing transcription factor ERF-like; its protein translation is MKTPGDNGIAFPEWAYKPESSPGSRQIQLWHFILELLRKEEYHDVIAWQGDYGEFVIKDPDEVARLWGARKCKPQMNYDKLSRAL